Proteins from a genomic interval of Alphaproteobacteria bacterium CG11_big_fil_rev_8_21_14_0_20_39_49:
- a CDS encoding Rrf2 family transcriptional regulator, with product MNLTTKGRYAVMAMVDLAMNADGKPVSLSDISVRQDIALNYLEQIFMRLRRAGVVRSVRGPGGGYMPAMDIKDMNIALIVAAVDESIKMTRCSDNSEGGCSKTKAKCITHDLWEGLGKKINEYLSSISLDDVCKRKVLLVSFPTEKKPENINA from the coding sequence ATGAATTTGACGACAAAAGGCAGATATGCGGTGATGGCGATGGTAGATCTTGCTATGAATGCGGACGGTAAACCTGTTTCTCTGTCTGATATTTCGGTACGTCAGGATATAGCTCTTAACTATCTTGAGCAGATATTTATGCGTCTGAGAAGAGCGGGAGTAGTAAGGTCGGTAAGAGGGCCGGGCGGCGGCTACATGCCTGCAATGGATATAAAAGACATGAATATCGCACTTATTGTTGCTGCCGTTGATGAGTCGATAAAAATGACTCGCTGTTCCGACAATTCCGAAGGGGGCTGCTCTAAAACCAAAGCTAAATGTATCACTCATGACTTATGGGAAGGATTGGGTAAAAAAATAAATGAATATTTAAGCTCCATTTCTTTAGATGATGTTTGCAAACGTAAAGTTTTGTTGGTAAGTTTTCCGACCGAGAAAAAACCGGAGAACATAAATGCATAA
- a CDS encoding Fe-S cluster assembly scaffold SufA, whose amino-acid sequence MALPPPINITDNAAVRIKALLEKRGKPSAGIKVGVRSGGCSGLSYTIEYADEIEKFDEVVPYPDSDREEFKVIIDPKAVMYLIGTNMDYVEEKMKSGFIFMNPNEKGRCGCGESFHV is encoded by the coding sequence ATGGCTTTACCACCACCTATCAACATTACCGATAATGCGGCAGTCCGTATAAAGGCACTTCTTGAAAAAAGAGGCAAGCCTTCTGCGGGCATAAAGGTTGGTGTGCGTTCGGGTGGATGTTCAGGGCTTTCTTATACGATAGAATATGCCGATGAGATAGAAAAGTTCGATGAGGTAGTGCCTTACCCTGACTCTGACCGTGAGGAATTTAAAGTTATCATAGACCCCAAAGCGGTTATGTACCTTATAGGTACTAACATGGACTATGTAGAGGAAAAAATGAAGTCAGGCTTTATATTCATGAATCCTAATGAGAAAGGCAGATGTGGATGTGGTGAAAGCTTCCACGTTTAA
- a CDS encoding aminoacyl-tRNA hydrolase, whose protein sequence is MHLLVGLGNPGKDYEKTRHNVGFMVIDRLVDSYCFSTPKTKFHGTLSEGLIEGEKVLAAKPNTFMNRSGLCVGEIVKFYKIPLENIIVFHDEIDLVFSKLRVKIGGGHGGHNGLRDIDAKIGKDYKRIRIGVGHPGDKDKVSGYVLNNFSKDEQPTVEKLIDNICSNMPLLLKSDDSLFMTRISESS, encoded by the coding sequence ATGCATTTGCTTGTAGGTCTTGGAAATCCCGGTAAAGATTACGAGAAAACAAGGCATAATGTAGGCTTCATGGTAATTGACAGGCTGGTTGACAGCTATTGCTTTTCCACACCCAAAACAAAATTTCACGGCACTTTAAGCGAAGGCTTGATAGAAGGGGAAAAAGTGCTTGCAGCAAAGCCTAACACCTTTATGAACAGGTCGGGATTGTGTGTTGGGGAGATAGTAAAATTCTACAAAATACCGTTAGAGAATATAATAGTATTCCATGATGAAATTGATCTGGTATTTAGCAAATTAAGGGTTAAAATAGGCGGTGGGCATGGAGGACATAACGGTCTTCGTGACATAGACGCTAAAATAGGCAAGGACTATAAACGCATCCGCATCGGTGTCGGACATCCGGGCGATAAGGACAAGGTATCCGGCTATGTACTCAACAATTTTTCAAAAGATGAGCAGCCGACCGTAGAAAAATTAATAGACAATATTTGTTCTAATATGCCTTTGTTATTAAAAAGTGACGACAGCCTGTTTATGACAAGGATAAGTGAATCTTCTTAA
- a CDS encoding Fe-S cluster assembly scaffold IscU: protein MAYSEKVIDHYDNPRNVGSFDKSEEGVGTGLVGAPACGDVMKLQIKVKDGVIEDAKFKTFGCGSAIASSSLITEMVKGKKLDEAQQIKNTQIAGELSLPPVKIHCSVLAEDAIKAAIEDYKKNNGGVA, encoded by the coding sequence ATGGCGTATAGTGAGAAAGTTATAGATCATTATGATAACCCGCGTAATGTCGGTTCGTTCGACAAGAGCGAGGAAGGAGTGGGTACGGGCTTAGTCGGTGCTCCTGCTTGTGGTGACGTAATGAAACTACAGATAAAAGTTAAAGACGGTGTAATAGAAGACGCTAAGTTTAAAACATTCGGCTGTGGCTCTGCTATTGCCTCATCTTCGCTTATTACCGAAATGGTAAAAGGCAAAAAACTAGACGAAGCACAGCAGATTAAGAACACCCAAATAGCCGGCGAGCTTTCATTGCCTCCGGTTAAGATACACTGTTCGGTTCTGGCTGAGGACGCTATTAAGGCGGCTATTGAGGATTATAAGAAAAATAATGGAGGAGTAGCGTAA
- a CDS encoding aminotransferase class V produces MHNIYLDNNSTTAMEAKVADAMIEVLGRPLNASSTHKMGRVARSIVENARRKVADFVGAGSDYNVIFTSSGTEANNLALKGFEGQNLFVSEIEHPSVLNVCKKPDRIVVPVKQDGTVNIENLEKLLTIHRGKSLVSVMLANNETGIIQPMKEVVEVSKKWGAIVHTDAVQCCGKIDVDIKKLGVDMLTISAHKLGGPHGVAALVVKKDIQLVPQIIGGGQEHNMRGGTENIASIHGFGKAVEISEVDEGIKMLRDGLESEIKAAVPECVIFGREQKRLPNTSFIAMPDVLSETQLIHFDMHDIAVSAGSACSSGKVEPSHVLKAMGVNDKIAKCAIRVSLGKHNTAADINSFVRVWKELYNNIRSKEEKVA; encoded by the coding sequence ATGCATAATATATATTTGGACAATAACTCCACAACTGCGATGGAAGCTAAAGTTGCAGATGCTATGATAGAGGTGCTTGGTCGTCCCCTTAATGCATCTTCTACGCATAAGATGGGCAGGGTGGCAAGGTCGATAGTTGAAAATGCCAGACGCAAAGTGGCTGATTTCGTAGGTGCGGGAAGTGATTATAATGTAATTTTTACCTCATCGGGAACCGAGGCAAATAATCTGGCGTTAAAAGGTTTTGAAGGACAAAATCTTTTTGTATCGGAAATAGAGCATCCTTCGGTATTGAACGTATGCAAGAAGCCTGACAGGATAGTTGTGCCTGTAAAGCAAGACGGGACTGTTAATATAGAGAATCTGGAAAAACTGCTTACCATACATAGGGGTAAGTCGCTTGTTTCGGTAATGCTTGCCAATAATGAAACAGGTATAATCCAGCCTATGAAAGAAGTGGTTGAGGTTTCTAAAAAATGGGGAGCTATAGTACACACCGATGCGGTGCAATGTTGCGGTAAGATAGATGTTGATATAAAAAAGCTGGGGGTCGATATGCTGACTATATCCGCCCATAAGTTAGGAGGACCTCACGGGGTTGCCGCACTGGTAGTGAAAAAGGATATCCAGCTTGTTCCGCAAATAATAGGAGGCGGTCAGGAACATAATATGAGAGGCGGAACTGAAAATATCGCATCTATTCACGGGTTCGGTAAAGCAGTTGAAATATCCGAAGTAGATGAAGGCATAAAAATGCTGCGTGACGGTTTGGAATCGGAGATAAAAGCTGCGGTTCCCGAATGTGTTATATTCGGCCGGGAACAAAAACGCCTGCCCAATACCAGCTTTATAGCAATGCCTGATGTTTTGAGTGAAACACAGCTTATACATTTTGATATGCATGATATAGCAGTAAGTGCGGGTTCTGCCTGTTCTTCGGGCAAGGTTGAGCCTTCACATGTGTTAAAAGCTATGGGTGTAAACGATAAAATAGCAAAATGTGCTATCAGGGTAAGCTTAGGTAAGCACAACACTGCCGCCGATATAAATAGTTTTGTAAGGGTCTGGAAAGAGCTTTACAATAATATAAGGAGTAAAGAGGAAAAGGTGGCTTAA
- a CDS encoding IscS subfamily cysteine desulfurase, with the protein MTNINQNLKLPVYMDYQATTPMDPRVFEEMIPYFVEKFGNPHSRGHKYGWEAEAACEKAREQVADLIGANPKEIIFTSGATESNNMALKGIAKFYGAKKNHIITCTTEHKCVIDTCRHLEREGMEVTYLPVDNEGIIDLEKLKKAITDKTAIVSIMAVNNEIGVIQPIKEIGAICRERGVFFHTDAAQAFGKIPLNVEEMNIDLMSISGHKIYGPKGVGALFVRRRPRVRLVPLINGGGQERGFRSGTLPVPMVVGLGKAAEIARLEMGAENERIAKLYDKLYNSLVSNIKDVYLNGHAEKRIKTNLNLSFAYIEGESMIMSIKDLAVSSGSACTSASLEPSYVLRAIGVGEDLAHTSIRFGIGRFTTEEEVDFAIEKVTGAIDRLRDMSPLWEMAQDGIDISKIEWSAH; encoded by the coding sequence ATGACAAATATAAACCAAAATTTAAAATTACCTGTCTATATGGACTATCAGGCTACTACGCCGATGGATCCTCGTGTTTTCGAGGAGATGATACCTTATTTTGTGGAAAAATTCGGTAATCCTCACTCACGCGGGCATAAATATGGCTGGGAAGCTGAAGCCGCATGTGAAAAAGCACGTGAACAGGTTGCCGACCTGATAGGTGCAAACCCTAAAGAGATTATATTTACATCGGGTGCGACCGAATCAAATAATATGGCATTAAAAGGTATCGCTAAATTTTACGGTGCTAAAAAGAACCATATAATAACCTGCACGACCGAGCATAAATGTGTAATAGATACCTGCCGTCACCTTGAGCGTGAGGGCATGGAGGTTACATATCTGCCGGTGGATAATGAAGGTATAATCGACCTTGAGAAGCTAAAAAAAGCTATAACCGACAAAACGGCGATTGTGTCCATTATGGCGGTAAATAACGAAATAGGTGTTATACAGCCTATAAAGGAAATAGGTGCAATATGCCGTGAGCGTGGCGTGTTCTTCCACACAGATGCCGCACAGGCATTCGGTAAGATTCCGCTTAATGTTGAGGAAATGAACATTGACCTTATGAGTATATCCGGACATAAGATATACGGTCCTAAAGGTGTGGGTGCGTTATTTGTACGCCGCCGTCCGAGGGTTAGGCTTGTACCGCTGATAAACGGTGGCGGTCAGGAAAGGGGCTTTCGTTCGGGAACACTGCCTGTGCCTATGGTTGTAGGACTTGGCAAGGCGGCTGAAATAGCACGCCTTGAAATGGGTGCGGAGAATGAGCGTATAGCTAAGCTTTATGACAAGTTATATAACTCACTGGTTTCTAATATAAAGGACGTGTACTTAAACGGTCATGCCGAAAAACGTATCAAGACAAACCTTAATTTAAGCTTTGCTTATATAGAAGGTGAGTCGATGATAATGTCTATTAAAGATTTGGCGGTAAGTTCGGGTTCTGCGTGTACTTCGGCAAGCTTAGAGCCTTCTTATGTTTTAAGGGCTATCGGTGTGGGTGAGGATTTGGCACACACTTCGATAAGGTTCGGTATAGGCAGATTCACAACCGAGGAAGAAGTTGATTTTGCTATTGAAAAGGTAACCGGTGCTATAGATAGATTGCGTGATATGAGTCCGCTGTGGGAGATGGCACAAGACGGTATTGATATAAGTAAGATTGAGTGGTCGGCACATTAA
- a CDS encoding alpha/beta hydrolase: MPEVIINGPEGRIEARYHQSKEKNAPVAIVLHPHPQHGGTMNNKVAYNIYHAFARNGFSVARFNFRGVGRSQGIYDEGIGELADAATVLDWLQLNNTNASTYWMGGFSFGSWVGMQLLMRRPEIEGFIAVSPPAGSYDFNFLSPCPAHGLIIQGDEDSIVNESDVSKLADKLAKQKNAGIDYRVILGADHFFRTKMDDLNSHLDDYLQNRLKTDARKPKKVKPDRRRRQQSPGGNNDTMPVM; the protein is encoded by the coding sequence ATGCCGGAAGTAATCATCAACGGTCCTGAGGGACGCATAGAAGCCCGTTATCACCAGTCAAAAGAAAAGAATGCACCGGTTGCCATCGTATTGCACCCACATCCGCAACATGGCGGAACTATGAATAATAAGGTTGCTTATAATATATATCACGCTTTTGCCCGTAACGGTTTTTCCGTGGCACGCTTTAACTTCAGGGGAGTAGGTCGTTCACAAGGGATATATGATGAGGGTATAGGTGAATTAGCCGATGCTGCAACCGTTCTTGACTGGCTTCAGTTAAACAACACTAACGCTTCTACATATTGGATGGGAGGTTTTTCATTCGGTTCATGGGTAGGTATGCAGCTATTAATGCGTCGCCCTGAAATTGAAGGCTTCATTGCCGTATCGCCTCCTGCGGGGAGTTATGATTTTAATTTCCTTTCGCCTTGCCCTGCCCATGGCTTGATAATTCAGGGTGATGAAGATAGCATAGTAAATGAATCAGATGTTTCCAAGCTTGCCGATAAGCTTGCAAAACAGAAAAATGCAGGTATTGATTACAGGGTTATATTAGGTGCAGACCATTTTTTCCGCACCAAAATGGATGACCTGAATTCACATCTTGATGATTATTTACAAAACCGTTTGAAGACGGACGCAAGAAAACCTAAGAAGGTAAAACCTGACCGCAGACGCCGTCAGCAATCACCCGGCGGCAATAACGACACTATGCCGGTGATGTAA
- the hscB gene encoding Fe-S protein assembly co-chaperone HscB: MTKCWKCENEVRKGGMFCPACKTVQPTSDVDHFTRLDVSRSFEVGEKILELAYYSKQRMLHPDIFIRKSEQEKKYSMGHAVDLNNAYETLKSPLKRAEYLLKLEGIIVNQDNSSSVKPSQEMLMESLQMREELENATNSDRIRKFMVNAIDERMATIDDIKKYFVNRQLDKAAQSTIKLRYMEKYIEEIKKKSVKLAS; this comes from the coding sequence ATGACTAAATGCTGGAAATGTGAAAATGAAGTGAGAAAAGGGGGAATGTTCTGCCCTGCCTGCAAGACTGTTCAGCCTACGTCCGATGTAGACCACTTCACACGTCTTGATGTAAGCCGTTCGTTTGAAGTTGGTGAAAAAATACTTGAGCTGGCATATTATTCAAAACAACGCATGCTACACCCTGACATATTTATCAGGAAAAGCGAACAGGAAAAAAAATACTCCATGGGTCATGCCGTAGACTTAAATAACGCATATGAAACATTGAAGTCACCACTGAAACGTGCCGAGTATCTATTAAAACTAGAAGGTATTATTGTTAATCAGGATAATTCTAGCAGTGTTAAGCCCTCGCAGGAAATGCTTATGGAATCTTTACAAATGCGTGAAGAACTTGAAAATGCGACTAATTCCGACCGGATAAGGAAGTTTATGGTAAATGCCATAGATGAAAGAATGGCGACGATTGATGATATAAAAAAATATTTCGTGAACAGACAATTGGATAAGGCTGCACAAAGTACCATAAAACTTAGATATATGGAAAAATATATTGAAGAGATAAAGAAGAAAAGTGTAAAGCTGGCTTCTTGA